The Anaerolineae bacterium genome segment CCCACCTGGGCCCTGGCCTTCATCGGGCTCGGGCTGGTGCTGCTGGCGCGGGGGGGTGCGCGCGGCCTGGAGGCGCGCTGGCGCTCCCGGGGGACGGACTACTCCGAGGAGCTCCTGCCCTACGCCACTTTCATCGGGCTGGGCCTGGCCGCATTGGCGGTCGTCATCTCGCCCCTGGTGCCGGCACTCAGCTCCCGGGCTACGTATGAAGCTTTCTGGAGGGTCTTCCGCGAGCCCTGGAGCAAGGTCGAGGACACCACCGGCCGGCTCTTCGGCGGCCTGGATTCCCCGCAACGGCGTAATCCTCTGCTCCCGGGATCCGGCGGCGTGGTGGACCCTTCCGGGGAACATCCAGTAGGAGCCGGTGCCCCCAGAGGGACGCGCCCGGTCATGCGGGTGAAGACCGGCGACCCGGCCCCGGAGCCCTGGGCAGGAGGTGTTCGCGAGCTCGAGTCCCAGGTGCTGCCGCAGCGTCACTGGCGCGCTGTTACCTACGACACCTACACCGGATCGGGGTGGATAAACCGTGAGCGGTACACAACCCCTGTGGCGGCGGGCGAGAATCTGCCGGTGGACCATCCTGAGGCCAGGAAGGAGTTCGTTCAGCGATTTCGAGTCCTTGGACCCAACTCCACCATCTACGCCGCCGGTCAGCCCCTGCGGGTGGACCAGAGGCTGGAGGTGACCGCCCGTACACCTGATGATCCCATCTCGTTCTCCGGCGTGGGTCTTGAGTACGAGGTAGTGTCACTGGTGCCCAATGTAACCGTCTCTCAACTTGAGGCTGCGGGCCAGGACTATCCGGAACACATCCGAGAGCGCTACCTGAGCCTTCCCGACGTTCCCGAGAGGTTGAGGCGCACTACGGAAGAGGTGGTCGCCGAGGCCGAGACGGCTTATGGCAAAGCGCGGGCCATAGAAGAATATCTGCGGCAGTTCGAGTACGACCTGTCAGTGCCCGCAGCGCCCGCCGATCGGGATGTGGTGGACTACCTTGTCTTCGAGCTCCAGCGCGGCTTCTGCGACCACTTCTCTACCGCCATGGCCGTGATGCTCCGCCTGGCCGGCGTCCCTGCCCGGGTAGCAGTGGGCTACGCCAGGGGCAATTACGACCATGCCGACGGTGTCTGG includes the following:
- a CDS encoding transglutaminase domain-containing protein: ADRQVWLLLVSVGLYSVTLFASWQVFRQWRASLGMAVLGAALGINSFLASQRPTWALAFIGLGLVLLARGGARGLEARWRSRGTDYSEELLPYATFIGLGLAALAVVISPLVPALSSRATYEAFWRVFREPWSKVEDTTGRLFGGLDSPQRRNPLLPGSGGVVDPSGEHPVGAGAPRGTRPVMRVKTGDPAPEPWAGGVRELESQVLPQRHWRAVTYDTYTGSGWINRERYTTPVAAGENLPVDHPEARKEFVQRFRVLGPNSTIYAAGQPLRVDQRLEVTARTPDDPISFSGVGLEYEVVSLVPNVTVSQLEAAGQDYPEHIRERYLSLPDVPERLRRTTEEVVAEAETAYGKARAIEEYLRQFEYDLSVPAAPADRDVVDYLVFELQRGFCDHFSTAMAVMLRLAGVPARVAVGYARGNYDHADGVWVVTEADAHAWVEVYFPGYGWIEFEPTPSQEVYVYPLGESWDRGRPRPPEPPPVETGWRWPLSVGETRWILVGLALVAALGATARRYVAWSRSTPEDRIAAAYFHLTRTLSWVGVSPKATETVREYWQRLREALAGEAIFVSTPWGKEWVWQFDRVSVPLRYILTAYERAQFAPARLGPQVAQRARQEAGRLRREFALLWLARRMGE